A part of Gossypium hirsutum isolate 1008001.06 chromosome A07, Gossypium_hirsutum_v2.1, whole genome shotgun sequence genomic DNA contains:
- the LOC107926343 gene encoding UDP-glycosyltransferase 90A1, whose translation MDTYSSKFSAHHVVLFPFMSKGHIIPILNLARLLLRRGMAVTMFTTTGNRPFIAESLADTSVFIIDIPFPQNAPEIPPGVESTDLLPSMSLFFSFCKATKQMQSMVEEKLQGLVRVQPVSFMVSDGFLWWTFESATKFGLPRLVFTGMNQFVSCVSRAVFEDRLLDRAESDDELITVTRFPWIKVTRNDFNTVMPNPNGPTMEVFIDQVKSMSNSSGYIVNSFYELEKVYIDNWNSEKRPKVWCVGPLCLAEPELEPQKKPFWIQWLDQKLAQGCSVLYVAFGSQAEVPSEQLQQIAMGLQESKANFLWVLRKKESESILDEGFEETVKGRGIVVKQWVDQRQILKHQCIEGFLSHCGWNSALESICYGVPILAWPMIAEQALNARMVVEEIKVGLRVESTCNGMKPGFVKWDGLMKVVKELMEGEMGKQVRKRVKQVAELAKMAMADSDGSSWQTLDLLINELCNKKQDVRL comes from the coding sequence ATGgatacatattcatcaaaattttcagccCATCATGTAGTTCTTTTTCCATTCATGTCAAAAGGCCACATCATACCAATCCTCAACCTAGCTCGCCTCCTGCTCCGCCGTGGCATGGCGGTGACAATGTTCACCACCACCGGAAACCGACCCTTTATTGCCGAGTCTCTTGCCGACACATCCGTCTTTATCATTGACATCCCTTTCCCTCAAAACGCCCCTGAAATCCCACCTGGTGTTGAGAGCACTGATTTATTACCTTCAATGTCgctctttttttcattttgtaaagCCACAAAGCAGATGCAATCCATGGTCGAAGAAAAGCTCCAGGGTCTGGTTCGGGTTCAACCAGTTAGCTTCATGGTGTCAGATGGGTTCCTATGGTGGACCTTTGAGTCTGCAACAAAGTTTGGATTACCAAGGTTGGTGTTTACTGGCATGAACCAATTTGTTTCATGCGTGTCCAGAGCTGTTTTTGAGGACAGGCTTCTGGATAGGGCTGAGTCAGATGATGAGTTAATCACAGTGACTCGGTTTCCATGGATTAAGGTTACAAGAAATGACTTCAATACAGTGATGCCTAATCCAAATGGTCCTACAATGGAGGTTTTCATTGATCAAGTGAAATCAATGTCAAACAGTTCAGGGTATATTGTTAACAGCTTTTACGAGTTGGAAAAAGTTTATATTGATAATTGGAACAGTGAGAAAAGACCCAAGGTTTGGTGTGTTGGACCATTGTGCTTAGCTGAACCCGAACTTGAACCTCAAAAGAAACCCTTTTGGATTCAATGGCTAGATCAAAAGCTAGCTCAAGGGTGCTCTGTTTTATACGTAGCATTCGGCTCTCAAGCCGAGGTCCCATCAGAACAACTTCAACAAATAGCAATGGGATTGCAAGAATCAAAAGCAAACTTCTTGTGGGTGTTAAGGAAAAAAGAATCTGAATCAATATTGGATGAAGGGTTTGAAGAAACGGTTAAAGGGAGAGGCATTGTGGTGAAACAATGGGTGGATCAAAGGCAAATACTGAAACACCAATGTATTGAAGGGTTTTTGAGTCACTGTGGGTGGAATTCAGCGTTGGAAAGCATATGTTATGGGGTCCCGATCCTTGCATGGCCGATGATAGCTGAGCAGGCACTGAATGCGAGAATGGTGGTGGAAGAAATCAAGGTAGGGTTAAGAGTTGAATCGACATGCAATGGGATGAAACCTGGGTTTGTGAAATGGGATGGGTTGATGAAGGTGGTGAAGGAGTTAATGGAAGGAGAGATGGGGAAACAAGTGAGGAAAAGAGTGAAACAAGTTGCAGAGTTGGCTAAGATGGCTATGGCAGACAGTGATGGATCGTCTTGGCAGACGTTAGATTTGCTTATTAATGAACTGTGCAACAAGAAGCAAGACGTCCGCCTTTAA